From the Vibrio ziniensis genome, the window TACCATCAGGCTAATGAATTCATTCTCAAGTGATGTAGCGCTGTTAGCGTCCAGTGTGTTGGCACTAACTGAGGTAGTTGTTGTAGCACTTCCAGTGGTATCTCCGGAGAGAGCTGTATATTGTGCAATTGTCATTAGTTACCCTGTCCTAATCTAAGTAATCCCTGTTGCATACTCTTAACGTTAGTCAGTACTTCAACGTTGGTTTCAAAACTGCGCGTCGCGGACATCATGTCAGCCATCTCAGCAACAACATCAATATCTGGGTAGTAAACATAACCGTCAGCATCTGCCAGTGGGCTACTTGGCTCAAATCGCTTTTCTGCCTGCCCCTGATTCTGAACAACATCAACAATACGAACTTCCGCACTTGGATAAGCATTGTCGCTAGCGGTCAGTTGACTTTTGTTATAAACCGTTGCAAACACCGGCTTTAAAGCTTTATAGGCGTCATTGGGATTTGCAGATACTGCATCCGCATTCGCCAAATTGCTCGCTACCGTGTTAAGGCGAACGGTCTGTGCATTCATTGCAGAACCTGCAATGGCATAGATATCAGTAAATGACATGATTAACGTCCTTCTATCGCTTTCGCTAAACCTTGAAATTTCATATTGAGAAAAGTCAGGCTTGTTTGAAAATCCATGTTGTTCTGAGCAAATTTTCCTTGCTCAACCCCAAGTTCAACCGTGTTACCGTTCTTACTGTTCTGATAAGGAATCGAATATTGAGTCTCCACCTGTAAAGAAGGAACCGCAGGATCAACACCCAATTTGCCGACTGAATCGATAACTGTTGTAAAACTCAGGTCCTTAGCCAGATATCCCGGAGTGTCAACATTCGCTAGGTTACCTGCGAGAACTTTGGTACGCTCAACGCGAAAATTAAGTGCCTCGGGATGTACGCCTAACGCAGTTTCAAATGAAATAGCCATGCATTGTCCTTACAGGTTGGCTTATACTTTCTGTAGATATAACAAGATGTGTGCCATAAATTTAATCAATATTTATCAATGAGTTATTACATGGAAAGGAAGCGGAACTTCCGCATATCGGAAACAAACCATAGCGAAGAGGAAGTAATTTTTTCCTCTGTTCCATTTTGGATGATAATGATGTTCGTGTTGCTCTTGCTGAGTACGGAGACTCAAGCAGCCAACATGACGGAACAAAAGATTCAACAGCTAGTGGAAAGCCAGCTTAAACAGGAAATAGTTGGATTAGCAGAGCAAAGAAAGTGGGCGGAATACCAAACCGATTGGCAAGTATGGGTGCCTAGTTCAGCAAACCACCTTAAAGAATGTCACTCACCTTTGATTATTTCCGGTCAAGATAACCAGTCAATCCCAGTCGGTAACTTAAAACGCTCGCTGACTTGTGATGACGGAAGCATAAGTTGGAGTATTAACGTAACAGTAAAAGCCTCGTTAACACTTCCGGTTGTTGTGCTACAGACACCGTTATCACGAGGTCAAACTATTGATGCATCTATGCTAAAAATAGAGACTCGCACCCTGACACATCAGGATGATTTTTTCACTCGAATTTCTGATGCAACAGGAAAAGACGCGACGCGACGCATGCGAGTCGGACAAATTCTAGACCCCATGCTACTCAACAGCCCCCCCCTAGTGATGAAAGGTAACCAAGTCATCATCGTCGCATCGAAAAATGGTGTTAATGCATCAACCCAAGGTGTCGCCTTACAGGATGGCGGATTAGGAGATCAAATCGAAGTACGTAATAGTTCATCGCAAACCGTTATCCATGCCGTGGTAACAGGGCTAAATCAGGTAAACACCCAGTTTTGATCAAAAAAAACATTTTTTAATTTAATAATGAATTGTCCCCTGTCGCCTACTAATAGTAACAAAGCAATTTGACCTAAGAGCTGAACCATGAAAATCGATAAAGTATCGGGCGCACATGTCCCTCAATCAACATTACAGAATGCCAAAAAGCCTGCAGAGCTTAGCCAACCAACGAAAATCAGCGAACCTGCAATGAATGCAAATACCGCTGCACTGGAAAAGGCTCAATCAGATATGGCTTCACTACCAGACATCGATATGGAAAAGGTTGCCCAAGTTCGAGCTGCATTAGCCCGCGGTGAGCTGGATTTGGACAGTAAAGCATTATCACAAGCGATGATGCAGTTCCACACTGGACACGAGTAACAGGTAACTAGGAGCGACTCATGGCGACTAACCGTGGACAATATATCCAAGATTTCATGGCGACCATTAGTGAAGACTTGAAGCTCTATAGCTTGCTTCATACATTAATCACCGAACAGAAGTTATTGTATATTGAATTTAAAGGTGACGAACTGGCAAAAAATATACAACAACAGGTGCCTTTACTTAACCGATTAAATAAAAATGCTTCGCAACGAACAAAATGCCTAAAAAGCCTGGGGTTATCCAATGGCTCACATTCGGCTTTGCGTTTGTTTAATGCGTTACCTGAGAGCGTTAGACCTAAATATACCAAACAGTGGCACTCGCTGAATCAATTGGTAGAACAGTGTAAAAAATTAAATCAGGAAAACGGTCAAAGTTCTGCAGCTTTTCATGAGCTTCTGAGCGACTTGACTCACTCTTCACTAACATACGAAGAACGCATCACTGAAGTATTATGATCTACCCGTTTAAAGTTACACAGTGCCTTATATGTCCAATATTATATGGGGTTATTGTCAGTATTGTGCTACTACTTGGTACGCCCGCTTGTCTGGCTCAGACCTTTAGCAAAGAGGTCGCGAGTCAGGAAGCCCTGCTAACACCTTATAAAAAGCAGATTGATTTACGCATAAAAGCCCATCAACCAATTACCGACTTCATATTAAATCAACTCAAGCAAAACTCCTTACCTAACCAATTGGTTTTACTGCCAATGCTTGAATCG encodes:
- the flgC gene encoding flagellar basal body rod protein FlgC — its product is MSFTDIYAIAGSAMNAQTVRLNTVASNLANADAVSANPNDAYKALKPVFATVYNKSQLTASDNAYPSAEVRIVDVVQNQGQAEKRFEPSSPLADADGYVYYPDIDVVAEMADMMSATRSFETNVEVLTNVKSMQQGLLRLGQGN
- the flgB gene encoding flagellar basal body rod protein FlgB; amino-acid sequence: MAISFETALGVHPEALNFRVERTKVLAGNLANVDTPGYLAKDLSFTTVIDSVGKLGVDPAVPSLQVETQYSIPYQNSKNGNTVELGVEQGKFAQNNMDFQTSLTFLNMKFQGLAKAIEGR
- the flgA gene encoding flagellar basal body P-ring formation chaperone FlgA; translated protein: MIMMFVLLLLSTETQAANMTEQKIQQLVESQLKQEIVGLAEQRKWAEYQTDWQVWVPSSANHLKECHSPLIISGQDNQSIPVGNLKRSLTCDDGSISWSINVTVKASLTLPVVVLQTPLSRGQTIDASMLKIETRTLTHQDDFFTRISDATGKDATRRMRVGQILDPMLLNSPPLVMKGNQVIIVASKNGVNASTQGVALQDGGLGDQIEVRNSSSQTVIHAVVTGLNQVNTQF
- the flgM gene encoding flagellar biosynthesis anti-sigma factor FlgM, with protein sequence MKIDKVSGAHVPQSTLQNAKKPAELSQPTKISEPAMNANTAALEKAQSDMASLPDIDMEKVAQVRAALARGELDLDSKALSQAMMQFHTGHE
- the flgN gene encoding flagellar export chaperone FlgN; amino-acid sequence: MATNRGQYIQDFMATISEDLKLYSLLHTLITEQKLLYIEFKGDELAKNIQQQVPLLNRLNKNASQRTKCLKSLGLSNGSHSALRLFNALPESVRPKYTKQWHSLNQLVEQCKKLNQENGQSSAAFHELLSDLTHSSLTYEERITEVL